Genomic DNA from Telopea speciosissima isolate NSW1024214 ecotype Mountain lineage chromosome 2, Tspe_v1, whole genome shotgun sequence:
ACTGTAGAGGATGTCACCCATAGGATTACAGGATAATTGTTACTGTGGAAATGAGCTTACAGAGTTCAAGTTGGCTGAGACCAGCCATGTTCTCTGGAATAACATACTGTCAtcaagaaaaaaacataaatagaaTCAGTTTAGATGAAAAAAGTTAATCGTCTAGATGGTTGAGAGTTTGGTCTTCCCAAGGCTATAGTTCCAACTACGGATCAGTCCAGTAGTGAAGGAAGAGAGGTGAGGAAGTCTCAACTAACATATTGGAATGGACAGGAGAAAATGTAGTACCCATGGTTCTGAAGGAGGACCCAGAGATGATGCGATTGGCCAAGGAAGCAGCAACCAATCTGTTCAAATAAACAAGGGGTTATGTATAAATTGGTCTCGAGGGGACAACCAGGCCAGTAGGGATTTTCTTGAGCAGAGGGACCATGAAGTAAGGTTTCCTTTGAAGGGAAGTAGCTCTGTGCATATGGTGGTGCGGGGGGTGGGGCTAGGAGTAGAGATGTAGACATGTTTGTACATGTGCTGGCTTTTTAAATAGGTGTTCCAGGATTTTTGTAGGGTAGCAGGGAATATTTTGAGTTGACtttggattttaattattttctccTGCTTCTGCTTCGTACTTGTCCACTCTCTTCTTAATAAAAATCTTTTTTCTGTtcctgataaaaaaaaattgaattaagaTAGATGGGGGAAGAATGGTAAGTAGAAAGATTACTCTGTTAAGAGTAAAAAGAGGCCAAGCGGATGGAGACCATGGTAGAAAGATTAGAGTTAAAGATTTATGATATAGCAGAAAATAAAGCTAGAAAGAGAGTAAATAAGGAATGACATTCATGAGGCCAACCCCAGAAAGATGGATGAGGCCTTTGTCAAGTTTAGTGGAAAGAAATGGGAAGCAGAGGGAAAACAAAATGTACAAAGTAAAGTTTGGTTGTGACAAGTTGAGAACCCAAATTGTCTAAATATATCGGCAAAtgtttataaaaaatttaaaaaataaagtctTCATTAGCAAACATGCTGTTCTGCTGTCACGGATGCCTTTAGACTTTAATGATCTGAGACTAAGCAGCCTTACAGATCTTAATTAAATTAGGAAGTTGCATGATCAAGATTAAATTTGCAAGATCTCATACTTTTAGGGATCTCAGAGCTCCTAGAAGTGACTACAAATTTAAATGGGAAAAATTATTAAAGGCTACTTAGTTGCAAAGATCTTTCCTAGAAGAAGCTGCCTCAAAGTTGAAAAAAGACTTAGagccccttttttattttaattggcTAACCCAAATCTATTAAGAAAAATCTTCTCTCACCCATGTTGCTAGTATGCAGTACAGTTTCTTTAAGAAGAGAAAATCCGGTCGCAAGTTTCTACAAGtagaaaataattttatttttaaaagtaaAACTATAAGGTactttattgggggggggggggggacttccAAACTAGGAAGCCCCTGGTAATTTTTCCAAAGGTAAGATATTAAAGTTCCCTATAATTAAAGAAATTACCTAGGACAACCAAAGAATATCCTAAAAAGAATTATTCAAACTGTTTAAACTGTGTTATTTGAGTGAAGATTTTGGGAGCAACTTACAAACCTCTGGACGAACCGCCTTTATATATGAGGCGATTCCAGCTATTAGTCCACCACCACCCACAGGCACAAAGATGGCATGCAGTGGACCTTGCATTTGACGCACAATCTCCATCCCAATTGTTCCCTGCCCAACAATAATATCTGGATGATCAAATGGAGGTATGAAGGAGCGACCCTCCTCTTCACCACGTTTTTTGGCATATGCTTGTGCTGCATCATAGGTGTCCCCCGTAAGAACAACAGTTGCACCTAATTTCTGTACTGATTTCCACTGAACATAGACAATTTCAACATAAGAAGGGATAAATATTAATATCATAAAGAATGAAAGAAGTGAAAACAGTCAAATTAACTGCAactagaaaacaaaacaaaaaaaaaaagagagaacctTGATTTCTGGGGTGGTAACAGGCATAACAATCACAGCATCACAACCAAGCTTCTTGGCAGACAATGCAACGCCTTGGGCGTGGTTACCAGCTGAAGAGCAAATAACTCCCTTGGCCAACTGTTCCTTTGAAAGTTTGGCCATCATATTATAGGCTCCTCGCAGCTTAAATGAGAAAACCTACGTATCCAACCAATCACACCATCATAATCAATCCAAGCAAACACCTTCACTCCCTACTTTAAGACACAAAATTGGAAATTCATCCCGAACTGCATTAAGATTTGAACCATCTTCACAgcgcgccccccccccccacccccccaccaaGAGAAGATTGCATTATATGGGTATCattgaaaagaaaacaacacATTTTCAACATTAAACTCTAAGTCAAGTACGCAAAAAACAGGACACACTCTGTTATTCACAAAATGCATAAAGCTTAAAACTTTTCACATAGAATCAACAACATTGATCCCATgaaaattcaaatagaaaaaacaaaataaaataaataaatattccaAGGAAAAAGATAAAACCGTATATTATAAAATGAACATTAcaggagaaggggaaaaaggaaaaaaaatcaaaactcaCAGACTGTAAATCCTCTCTCTTAAGCCAAACATTAACGCCAAGCCTCTCTGAGAGCTTTGTCGCAAACTGCAATGGCGACTCGATAGCGACGTCGTAAACTTTGGAAGAAAGTATATTGATCAAGTAATGAGGAGCACTGGGAGACCCATCATTCTCAAGGGCTACCATCCCGTCCGGTATCCCACCAAGTTTACCGCTTTCATATTGCAACGACTCTGGAAGATACCTCTTCAGAGgaggagttgaagaagaagaagaagaagaggtctgAATCGTCTTCTCAGGAGAGACAACCGCCGAGGGTGTCTGAGAGACCTGAGGCGGCGGTCCCTTAACAAATGTAGCAGCGACgaatggtttcttcttcttcagggacTTCTCCTCTTTTGATGAGATCCTAATGGAGGATGGGAAGATGGAATTCACGCGGTTCGAACGCAGCAACGACGCCTGTGAAGGAGCGAAACCGAGCGCCTCCATTGCTGGGCAACGGAGGGAGGTCGAGTCGCAACTGAAACAAACGCAGATGAAAGGGTTTTGTGTTAAAAAGTCCAGCTAAATGTCACCACGAGAAAATGTCTTTAATGAGTTTTTATGACAATTTAATTACATTTATGTCCAATAGTCTAtggttttgttttcttaaaaTGGGACCCACGAACTGATATTTGAATTTACTTTTTAACTTTTCTAGTGCCCTTTGGTCAATCACTCAATCATGTCTTTATCACTATGGGTATTttaggaaactaaaaataaGTTACAATAATTTTAAAATCTATATTGGTTACATCTAGCTTTTTCCCATTATTAACATTATAAGGAAGAATGTTTCCTGGCTTAACAATGGTCCACGTAAAGTCGTAAACCAACCATGATCGGGTTCCTGTTGCAGCCGCCATCATCGCCTTGTGTCGAGACTTTTGTCACACCACTTGTTTCATGTTACTGTCTATGTGCCATGTACCGAGCAAGGATTCGGGTCTTTTTGGTTCGTCTAGGTTTCTagactctctctccctctagaGAAGACACATAGCCTCCGTTAGCCACTCATTTTGACTAAAGAATAAAGGGTGTTCAAAAAACCCGACCAGCCCGAGCTTACCCTAATCCCGAATAGTGCTGGGTCGAGCTTGTATTTCTACCAGGATAGGATTGGGTTTAGTGTTTTTCTAGCCCTAGCACGACCAGGCCGAGCTTGGGTTGACGCCTCAATCCTAGTAGGGCCAACCTGATCATGTAttatatgtgtatatatatatatatatgtatgtatgggTTCTGATGGGCTTTATTAAGTAGATTTAATAGTGTATCAAAGTGGTAAATATAATTAGTGGTGGATATAATAAGTAGACTTAATAGTTTATCGAAGTGGCTTGTGATGGGTTTGTTAATTCCACTATTCAATCAATTAAGATATCCAACGTCAGGTTATGATGGGCTTTATTAAGTAGGCTTAATAGTGTATCAAAGTGGTGAATATAATAAGTAGACTTAATAGTGTTTCAAAGTGGTGGATATATAATAAGTGGACTTAATGGTTTATCAAAGTGGCCCGTGATGGGTTTGTTAATTCCACCATTCAATGGGtcatcaaataaaatattcaaagTCAATCAGGGCCAAACAGGGCTGGCCTGGGTCGGGCTTAGAAAAACCCTGTCAGGATTGAGCCGGATTGAGGGTATGCTTGGTCCTGGCAGGGTCAGGCTGGGTTTAAATTTAGGTTGAGGCTCCTAAGGTTGTGCTAGGGTTATGGCCAAGCCcagcccgttgacacccctacttaaaGATAAACAGAGAAGACACAGCCTCCATTAGCCACCCCCTCATGGCGGATCCTCCCTCGCGCAGCCCGCTCTCCCTACACCCTTGCGCCACCCACTCTATGCAACAACACGTGTCCTCTAGATTTACATCTGCTTGAATCAATGGACTTGTGTTACAAGTATTTCCCGGTAGTTCCAACAAATGGAAGTTGAGGAGATTGCCGAGAAGAAAAGccaaaaagaaggagagaaaatttCTAGTACGGTAGCTAGTACGCTAAAAGGATTCTCTCAACAAATGGCAGGTAGCCTCCTTTGGTTATGACATGTGAAAGAAGAAGACCATAGAAATaatctattctcaaaattgaaTTATCCAATGGATATtgtattcttgaaatattttcaactttatgcaattaaaaattttcagtttcttgatcaaaaatttatttattgacattttttcaagaaatcagtaaaattttgaaatgaaaattgAACCAAAGAGAGCCTTTAGGTTAGAAATAGTTTGATTactaaaaaaagggcatacccagtgcacgaggttcccgcCACTGTAGGGTCTGCGGAGGGTCACAATGTActtagccttacccctgtttttacAAAGAGAttatttccagactcgaacctgtgaccactttgtcacaatgaagcaaccttaccgttgcaccaaggcccgacCTCAAAAATAGTTTGATTACTAGTAGACATAATAGATTAGTATGTCTATTTGTAGAATAAAATTTGTAACCCTAAAACTTTTATTGAGATATTTATTTCTGAAAAAATCCATGTATAGCATTTTTGAACAAATGAGCTCACACAATATGAATTGGGACCTACTCCAAAGTACACCAAGAAGGACCTGTAACATTTatgaaaaataaagtaaaatattGTTCAAATGCAAGTTTATCAATAATAGTTTTTAGGAATTTACTATTACCGTCTCACATGGGTTTTCTAATTGTTTTCTCTCTCATGCCCTAATCATGTAGGCCTCATGTAAATGATATTGTCCTTTGTGCTGCCATTGGTGTGGCGTGAGGAATTCACCCCCGCCCTTGGCAGTATAGAgaaacttctccccctttttaaTAAAAGCATATCAACAGTTGTATGAAAAGTACAAAAACACAATAGACGCATTTGTTCATCCTCAATCTTGATAGGCTTCATCAATCTGATCTACAACTCATTTCTGACATGTTTCCCATTATTCATGTTGTGTACCACCTTCCACT
This window encodes:
- the LOC122650139 gene encoding threonine dehydratase 1 biosynthetic, chloroplastic, encoding MEALGFAPSQASLLRSNRVNSIFPSSIRISSKEEKSLKKKKPFVAATFVKGPPPQVSQTPSAVVSPEKTIQTSSSSSSSTPPLKRYLPESLQYESGKLGGIPDGMVALENDGSPSAPHYLINILSSKVYDVAIESPLQFATKLSERLGVNVWLKREDLQSVFSFKLRGAYNMMAKLSKEQLAKGVICSSAGNHAQGVALSAKKLGCDAVIVMPVTTPEIKWKSVQKLGATVVLTGDTYDAAQAYAKKRGEEEGRSFIPPFDHPDIIVGQGTIGMEIVRQMQGPLHAIFVPVGGGGLIAGIASYIKAVRPEVKIIGVEPFDANAMALSLHHGERIMLEQVGGFADGVAVKVVGEETFRLCRELVDGVVLVSRDAICASIKDMFEEKRSILEPAGALALAGAEAYCKYYGLRNENVVAITSGANMNFDRLRLVTELADVGRKREAVLATFMPEEPGSFKQFCELVAQINITEFKYRFDAFRKDALVLYSVGLHTVSELKEMMDRMESSQLRTIDLTNDDLVKDHLRHLMGGRSNLENELLCRFVFPEKPGALMKFLHTFSPRWNISLFHYRAQGEAGANVLVGIQVPSAEMDEFKDRANSVGYDYMIETNNKAFQLLMH